GCTGCGCGAGTTCTTAAGCGGACATTTCCGCGTGAGCCGGCTGCTTCAGGCTGAACCGGGTGAACTGCTGATTACATCGGGCGCACAGCAGGCGATTAATCTGATCGCAAGCATCATGCTTACGCCGATGGACTGCGTGCTCGTGGAGCGGCCGACCTACGGCGTGGCGCTGGATATTTTTCGCCAGAGGGGCGCGCGTCTGCTCTCCGTCGACATTACGCCAAGCGGTTATGATATGGACGAAATCCGGCGGTTGATGGAGCAGTACCGGCCCCGGCTGTTCTATATCAATCCCACGCATCATAATCCGACCGGATTTACGGTTCCGGTATGGCAGCGCAAGCGGCTTGTCGAGCTGGCCGAGCGTTACCGCTGCCTGATCGTCGAGGACGATCCTTTTCGCGATATGTATTTCGCCGCCGAACCGCCGCCGCCGATCTTTTCCTATGACACGGAGGGCTGGGTCGTGTATCTTGGCAGCTTCAGCAAATATGTGGCGCCGGGCCTGCGCATTTGCGCCGTAATCTGCCGGTTTCCTCTTATGGAGAAGCTGATCGCGGCGAAGTTTATGGCGGATAACGGGACTCCGCTGCTGAACCAGAAGATTTTTCTGCACTACTTTACCTCGCCTCGGCTTCAAGGGCATCTGGCCAAGCTCCGCATCGCGCTGCAGGTGCATAAGGAAATCGCGGAACGGGAGCTCGCGGGAACTGGATGCGTCTGGACACCTCCGGAGGGAGGGCTGAACCTGTGGGTGAAGCTGCCGGAGCATATTCCGCCCGAAATGCTGTTCCGCAAAAGCAAGGAGCAGTCAATCTCGTTCGTGCCCGGTGAAATCTGCGATCCGCACGGAGAAATGAAGTCATGGATTCGCCTCAGCTACTCATTCGCCGCCGAAGATGTCCTGCGCGAAGGGATGAGAAAGCTTGCGGAAATCGCGCGGGGTCTTTAAGTCGGTCATACATGAACCGCATACGGCAGGCATTCAAGAGAAGTTCTCTCTTGGATGCCTGTTTTTGTTTGAATGGGGTTGAATAAATGCGACATATATAAATTAAACAGATAAATAGTACGTCATATATATTGCCAAAAACCGGTATTCATGCTACAACCTTAATTAAGCGTTACTCCTATTCTCAGTCTGGCGGGCAGTTTTGTACCATACTTCATTTACGGAGGGATTGTTCAAATGCTGAAACGCGTGTATCGGTTTGAAGAAGGAAATGCGGAGATGAAGAATCTGCTGGGAGGAAAAGGAGCGAATCTGGCGGAAATGACGGCTCTCGGCCTTCCGATTCCCCCGGGATTTACGGTAACCACGGAAGCTTGTC
This region of Paenibacillus sp. URB8-2 genomic DNA includes:
- a CDS encoding aminotransferase-like domain-containing protein produces the protein MNELSGNGRHPLFRQVYEYLTVRIDRGEWRAHDKLPSVRLLAEELRIHRLTVFKAYCRLKEDGRVYVKDKSGYYVAPAAVPGGAPSTEGSAKAVPGYDCPSPMPALSDIQRMPVKYQFSQALIDPNLLPNLYLSDYVKEVFDRYPKVMGTYSGVEGDDELREFLSGHFRVSRLLQAEPGELLITSGAQQAINLIASIMLTPMDCVLVERPTYGVALDIFRQRGARLLSVDITPSGYDMDEIRRLMEQYRPRLFYINPTHHNPTGFTVPVWQRKRLVELAERYRCLIVEDDPFRDMYFAAEPPPPIFSYDTEGWVVYLGSFSKYVAPGLRICAVICRFPLMEKLIAAKFMADNGTPLLNQKIFLHYFTSPRLQGHLAKLRIALQVHKEIAERELAGTGCVWTPPEGGLNLWVKLPEHIPPEMLFRKSKEQSISFVPGEICDPHGEMKSWIRLSYSFAAEDVLREGMRKLAEIARGL